The Callithrix jacchus isolate 240 chromosome 7, calJac240_pri, whole genome shotgun sequence DNA window GTGGAGAGGTTCCAAGGTAGTCTGCTTCTCTCTGCTCCAGACCTTGCACTCAATCCTGAGGATCCCTAGAGGTGGGGGGcaagggctgggaggaggaggaggcggaaaGGCTTCCCAAGAAACCTGGACTCATGGACCCTGGAGTCAGATTTTGGTTCAGATCTTGcctcttgctagctgtgtgacttggggcaagttgcttaacttccCTGAACTTtggtttcttcatatgtaaaaagaaagtgaaggagaaagggaaggcagGAAAGGGGGAAGAATCCCTTTTGAAGCCTGATTAGTATTGGATTCACCAGTTATAAAGCAGTCTTGTCCAAACCActgcccaggaagcagaggttgcagtgagccgagaaaaAGGCAACATGCCCTGGCCCTGGCCATTTTGGTAACAATAGGCGTTTATTGAATGCATACTATGTACCACTGTAAGCATGGTACTAATTGTGTTGTTttttgtattgtgtgtgtgtggacagtcttagtctatcacccaggctggagtgcaatagtatgatctctgctcactgcagcctccatcttccaggttcatgggatttctcctgcttcagcctcctgagtagttgggattacagttgcccaccaccacgcctagctaattttttttttttttaatggagtcttatcctgttgcccaggctggagtgcagtggtgcgatctcggctcactgcaaccttcacctcccgggttcaagcaatactcctgcctcaggctcccaggtagctgggattacaggcatgcaccaccacacccagctaatttttgtatttttggtagcagtggggtcttgccatgttgtccaggcttttctcaaactcctgacctcgagtgatccacctgcttcgtcctcccagagtgctgagattacaggcatgagccactgtgcccggcctgttttttgtatatattttatatatatataatatatatatatatatattttatatatatatatatatacaaaaaatatatatatacatatatatatattttttttttttttttaattttttgagacagacttgctctgtcacccagactggagtgtagtgatgccaccatgactcattgcagcctgggcctcctaggctaaagcaatcctccttagtagctggggccacaggcaagtgccactacacccagctaattaaaaaaaaaattttttttgtagagataggggtcttactatgttgcccaggcttaacaTGCTTTCTTTAATTCTAACAACAATCGTATGAGGTAGCTATTGTTATTGTctagcagatgaggaaactgaagcacagagaggttcagtGACTTGCCTGAGGCAGTACAGTTGATGACTGTCGAATGGGGGTGTCTGGCACCACAGGGCACCCTACTGAGCCCTGTGTCCTGCTCTCTTGACTTCAGGTAGAAGAGCTGGGCCTAGAACCCAGCCTTGAGGCCATCCTGTGGCCCAGGGGCCAGTGACACCTGCTACAGGAGGCCCAGGATGGTGGAGGCTGAGGACCTGGCACAGCTGCGGCTGCTCAACCTGGAGCTTCTGAGGCAGCTGTGGGCGGGGCAGGATGCTGTACGGCAGTCAGTGGCCAAGGCAGCCTCAGAGGTTCGTGCCCACCTTGGGAACCCCAGAGGAAGGGGCTCCCTGACCCTCAGGCCGACATCCAGGCTTCCAGGTTCATCTTGTCCAACAcacccattttactgatgatgaGACACTGAGGGCTGGGAGGGAAGAGACTAGCCTGGTCACTGCTGAGGCTGGAGCAGGATGATGATGCAGGCCTTGGTGCCTGGCGCAGGCCCGGGGGATAGGCTCTGGCAGCCGCTTCTGGGTGACCCAGCCCCTCTCTCCAGTCAAGCCCAGAATCTAGCAGCAGCTACAACTCAGAGACTCCATCGACCCCAGAGACATCCTCAACTTCCTTGAGCACCTCCTGCTCACGGGGCCAGTGCCCTGTGTGGCGCCCACCAGATGCCTGCCGAGAGGACCCCTGTGAAGTGGCCAGCTCAAGAGTGGCCTCTCTCCCACCTGCCAAGTGCCAGCATCAGGAGCCCCACGGCCGACTGAGACCCCACTCAGCACCCTCGCTGAGCACCTCAAGCCTGAGGGACCCAGAGCCCTCAGTGGGGCTGGGTGATCCGGGGCCCCAGGAGGCACAGACCCTAAGGTCCATCCTGGGTCAACAGAGCAAGCTGTCTGAGGTAATGTGGGAGAGTGGGACATCTGCTGATGGGAGCTTCCCTgggctgcctcagtttccctatctgaaaCATGTGCATGAGGGCAGCCTCCTTGCCAGGTAAGTGGCTCCTGGGAGGTGCTGTGAGTTGGGTCCAGCTCAGCCTAAATGCTCTCTTAAGTGGTAGCTGTTGAGTGTTTCAGACAGCACTTTGAGAAGAGGCCAGGCTTTGTTCACAGTCACACATAAAGTGGGGCCAGACATTTCCCTCTGCTCTTGTGCCCTTGGCTGAGCCCTGGGCTCCAAGTCAGGGTATAAGTTAAGACCTAGTCTCTGTCCCTTGAGGTGTGGCTTTCCCTGGGCCAGCCTCCTGGCTTAGCCCTTGTCCCTCTgtgcctccctcctcagcccagAGTGACCTTCTCTGAGGAGTCTGCAGTGCCTGAGAGGAGCTGGCGCCTCCGGCCGTACCTGGGCTATGACTGGATTGCAGGTAAGGCCTGCTGCCGCCCTGCACACACTTTGCCTGGGAATGGAGGTGGTGGCCTGGGCGCCTCtctgctcctgtctcagccaccacCCATGCTGCTTCTTGTTTCTCTGACGGTGCCACCCTCCTTGGGGAGCaccttcagtttttgtttttctttgagacagagtcactgctggagtgcagtggtgcgatctcggctcatggcaacctccacctcccaggttcaagtgattctcgtgcctcagcctcctgagtagctgggattgtaggcaaccaccaccaggcctggcaaattttttgtatatttagtagaggcagggtttcaccatgttggccaggctggtcttgaactactgagctcaagtaatccacctaccttggcatcccaaagtgctgggattacaggactgagccaccatCCCCCACagccaccttcttttttttttttttttttaactatttatttatttatttattttgagatggagttctgctcttgtcacctaggctggagtgcaatggtgtaatttcagctcactgcaacctccacctcctgggttcaagctattctcctgcctcagcctcccaagtagctgggattatagatgtgtgccaccatgcccagctaatttttgtatttttggtagagttggggttttaccatgttggccaggctgcttttgaacttctAACGTCAGgtaacccacctgccttggccttccaaagtgctggggttacaagcgtgagccaccatgcctggccttttttttttttttttttttttaagacaagacagtctgggtgcagtggcttaagcctgtaatcctagcactttgggaggctgagatgggtggatcatgaggtcaagagttcaagaccaacctgaccaacatggtaaaactccatcttcactaaaaataaaaaaaattagctgggcatggtggtgggtgcctgtagtcccagctatttgggaggctgaggcaggagaaatctcttgaacccgggaggcagaggttgcagtgagccaagatcgtgccattgcactccagtctgggtgacagagcaaggctctgtttcaaaaaaaaagaaaaggagacaagaACAGTAGTGAGACAGGGGAAAGAATAGAACAACGAGTTTGGTATGTTGCTGACTGTGAGCCATCAATTTCAAATAACTCACTACCTTCATACCAGCCTCTGAGCACCTTCTGCGCCATGTCTGCTCTCTCAGCCTCAGGCACCTTCTGAGCCATGTCTGCTCTCTCAGTCTCAGGCACAGAGACGGTGCATctgttgagtgagtgaatgagtctGAGCTGTTGTATGTTTGAGCATTTGTTATGTGCCAGGCCTCTGCCAGCTCTTTTCACGTTACTGCCCAGTTGTCCCCAACAGCAACCTCAGCTGCCTTCTGGCCGGTTTCCCCCTGGCCTATGTCCCATCGCTGTCcctttcttctgtgtgtgtgtgtgtgtgtgtgtgtgtgtgtgtgtgagagagagagagagagaaaacacataacataaaatttaccactgTAGCATTTTGTAGGTGTACCGTTTAGCAGCATCAAGTATATCCACAGTGTTGAGCTGTTATCACCAACATCcacctccagaactttttcatcttcccaaagacTTCTCTCCCCATTAAATAATTACTCCCGTTCCCCCACCCTCCAGCCCTGGACCGTCACCGTTCTACTCTCTGTCCCTATGAATTTGACTCCCCTAGTgacctcatataagtgaaatcacagTATTAGctcttttgtgattggcttattttatGTCACATAATGGCctcaaggtttattcatgttgtagtgtgtgtcagaattcccttcccttttttttttttctttttttggtctgagacagagtcgcactgtatcgcccaggctggagggcagtggtgcaatctcggctcactgcaacctccatctcctaggttcgagtgattcttgtgcctcagccttccgagtagctggggttacaggtgtgcaccaccaagcccggctaatttttgcatttttagtagaaatggggtttcgctatgttggccagtctggtctcaaactcctgcactcaaattatcctcctgcctcaggctcccaaagtgctgggattacaagtgtgagctgttGTAGCTGTCCAGaactcccttctttttttttttaagacagagtttcactcttgttgcccaggctggagtgcaatgtcacgatctcagctcactgcaacctccatctgccaggttcaagcgattttcctgcctcagcctcccaagtagctgggattactggcacctgcaGGTACCCacaatcacacctggctaatttttgtatttttagtagagttggggtttcaccatgttggccaggctggtcttgaactcctgacctctggtggtccacctgcctcggctgcccaaagtgctggaattacaaacataagctgccatgcctggcccagaattccctttttgttttttgtttttttgagatggagtcttgctgtgttgcccaggctggagggcaatggcgtgccctcggctcaccgcaacctctgcttcccaggttgaagcaattctcctgcctcagcctcccaagtagctgggattacaggtgcgtgccaccaggcctggctaatttttgtatttttaagtagagatgggctttcaccatgttggtcaggctggtcttgaacccctgaccttgtgatccgcccacctcagcctcccacactggtgggattacaggcgtgaattcccttcctttttaaggttgagTGATATTCCGTTGTGTGGAGATAACACatgttgtttatccattcatccatggaTGGACACTTgaatggtttccatctcttggctgttgtgaatgatgctgctggGGACTCAGGTGTGCACTATTATTTTTGACATAGCAGCCAGAAGGAATTTTTAAACATGGGATTCAGATTGTGGTCACTCCCCTGTTCAAACCTTGCCATGGGCTTTTCCCAGCACCTACTGTAAAATCCAGAATCCCTATCTAGACTTACGAGGCATGATCTGGCCTCTGCTGGCCCCATGATGTAAcctcctgtctttctttcttccagcctcgtggcctcctttttttttgagatggagtcttgctctcttgcccagactcgagtccagtggtatgatctctgctcactgcaacttctgttgccttggttcaagcgattttccttcctcggcctcccaagtagctgggattacaggtgtgcaccaccatgcttggctaatttttgtatttttagtagagacgggtttaaccaggtttgccaggctggtcttgaactcctgacctcaggtgatccaccagcctcaacctcccaaagtgctgggattaatatGCCTCAGGTATATAAGGCCATAGGCATGGCAGGAGCAGAAAGGAGGCCatgccagggatggtggctcacacctgtaatcccagcactttgggaggccaagatgggtgaatcacttgaggtcaggagttggagaccagcctggccatcatggcgaaaccctgtctctactaaaaatacaaaaaatacctgggtgtggtggcaggcacctataattccaggctactcaggtggctgaggcaggagaatcattttaacccaggaaacggaggttgcagtgagtagagatcacgccaccacactccagcctgggcaacaaagcaagattccgtctcaaaaagcaAAGACAGGTGCACTGTGGAGTTGCTGGGAGCAAGTGGTGGCAGGGACACAGGCCCTGCCCTTGAGGACTTCTTgaactctcagctcactgccctcCTTCCTGGTTCTGGGAAAATGCGGGCGCCTGTCCCGATGCCTGCTCTTGGTCCATGCGCTTTGCTCCCCCACCTTTCCCGAGGTGAGCATCCAGGCTGCCATCTGGGCCCTGGCGCTGCTCTTGTGTGCTCCACCTCTCTGCTCCTGGCTCCTCCAGGGTTTGCTTCCTGTGatcctctccctctctgtcccGCATCCTCATCCTGCCGCTCCCCACGAACCTGAACATGCAGGAATATTCTGGGAACTGGTTGTGTCTCATGCTCACTGCACCCGGCACCGCTCACAGCTGTGCTCCTTATTCCTCCTAACCCCTTTCCTCCCAGAGCCTGGGGCCATGCCctaagggaaggaaagggacatCCTCCCGGGGCTCTCAGGAGCTGGGCTGGAGCCCCACCAACTCAGGGGCTGACTCCTCTGCCCTTCACAATAAGCTTGTTAGGTAGGCACCACCATGATTCTCATTCACAGATGGGaaggctgaggcccagggagagaATCTTACCAAAGGCTCACATCCAGTCAGTGTAAAGTCGCAGTCTGTTATTTCTCATCCGATGCTACATTTCTACCTTTAGCCCACATTTGCTTCCGGTGACTGCCTGTTTTCTCAATAACAAAACTCCAGGGTCTCTGGACACCCGCTCTTCCATCTTAAGCCAGCCCGAGGACTTCTTCTCGAAGCTGCAGGAGTTTCGGGAAACCAACAAGGAGGAGTGTATCGGCAGCCACCCTGAGTGAGCAGGGCCGGACGAGGGTGGGCGAGGGTGGCAGAGCGGATCCATCCCCCAGCCTGCTCATCCCCTTCGCCCTCTCAGACCCCAGTTCCTAGGCCCGAATGAGAGCAGCGGCAGCCGCAGCAGTGTGGAGGAAGACCATGAATGTGAGTGCAGGCCCTCAGGCAGTAGCCCAGCCTGGAGCTGCCCTGGCCTCCCCTGCCCAGAGCAGTCCCATTTGAGGTTTGgggcctggggaggcctctgaggtgttgagactcagagagggagGCCTTTGGGCTGGACAGGTTGGCCAAGCCCTGGTAGGGGTGGGGTGAGCTAAGGTCTGGGCTGCAAATTAGGGGCTGCCCTGTATGGCCCCATCCCACCCTCCCCAGCAGCCCCTGAGTTGGTGGGGCTCCAGCCCAGCTCCTGAGAGCCCCGGGAGGATGTCCCTTTCCTCCCCTTAGGGCATGGCCCCAGGCTCTGGGAGGAAAGGGGTTAGGAGGAAATGGCCTCACTTGCTTCCCTGAGGGATTGGCCCCTGTGTGGTTGGTGGCTGCTGTGAGCAACATGGGGCCTGGGGACCTGGGTTCCTGACTCAGGGGGAGCTGCAGCTTCTTGTGGGCCTCGCAGGTGTGTACTGTTACCGTGTCAACCGGCGCCTGTTCCCAGTGTCTGTGGATCCTGGCACCCCCTGCCGCCTCTGCAGGATACCACGGGACCAGCGGGGCTCTGGGACCCTGGCGCAGCCGGCGCAGGTCAGGTGAGTGGCCAGAGCCTTAGGACACCTGGAGGGGCAGAGCCTGAACTACTGGTTTTGAGAGGAGTAAAGATGGGCCTGGGCGTGACCTCCCAACCACCGGGAGGCTCCTCAGGGGTCCCCCACTGCACCCCCATGCAGGGTAAGCATCCCCATGTCGATCCTGGACCCCCCGCACCGGTACCGCATCCACCGGCGGAAGAGCTTCGATGCCTC harbors:
- the MIIP gene encoding LOW QUALITY PROTEIN: migration and invasion-inhibitory protein (The sequence of the model RefSeq protein was modified relative to this genomic sequence to represent the inferred CDS: deleted 2 bases in 1 codon), with the translated sequence MVEAEDLAQLRLLNLELLRQLWAGQDAVRQSVAKAASESSPESSSSYNSETPSTPETSSTSLSTSCSRGQCPVWRPPDACREDPCEVASSRVASLPPAKCQHQEPHGRLRPHSAPSLSTSSLRDPEPSVGLGDPGPQEAQTLRSILGQQSKLSEPRVTFSEESAVPERSWRLRPYLGYDWIAGSLDTRSSILSQPEDFFSKLQEFRETNKEECIGSHPEPQFLGPNESSGSRSSVEEDHECVYCYRVNRRLFPVSVDPGTPCRLCRIPRDQRGSGTLAQPAQVRVSIPMSILDPPHRYRIHRRKSFDASDTLALPQHCLLGWDILPPKSEKSSAPKSLDLRSSVSTEAQHQKLTGTSPFCLALPKQVPPPPPIWSVLQVSRPHVPWQKP